CTTCCCTGCAGTCCTGCCCAGTACCTGGTCCAGGTCATAGGAGCAGGAGTCCACCCGCTGGCGCAGAACGTTCCACTTCTTTCCCCGGAACAGACGCCACAGTGAGGACAGGCCACAGATCTTCAGGCAGTACAGCCTGCAGGGCATGGGCACCATGGCCAGGCCGCTGTGCCACCCTGGCGGCCACCAGGCCCTAGGAGTGTCCACGCACCCAGGGCTTGGAAGGCGGCCCGGGGCCAGCTGGCAAGGATAGGGGCGCATACCCACCTGGCACCGTAGACGTAGAAGCAGTAGATGTGGAAGGTGAGAAGAGCAATGATGTCAGACAGGATGGACAGGGCGACCGTGAGGCCCAGGCAGGCTGAGAGGCCCACGTGCCACAGGATGCGCTCGATGAAGGGGGACATGAGGTGGATGTAGCCTGGTGGGAAGGGGGTTCGCCCTGAGGGGGGCCACAGGGAGGTCCTGGCCCTCCCCAATTCCTCACTGAAGGGGCGCCTGAGGCTTCTGGAAACTGCGAGCAACAGAATTCACTGCTGGCTGTCGCCTGGCCGAGCATCTGGCCCGGCAGAGCAGGGCTACACACGCACGCGCATGGGGCGCCAAGGGGGCAGTAAGCAGGCACCAAGGGGACGGGGCCCAGCCTGGCCTCAGCTTTCCGGCTCAGCCAGGGCTCCGTGACCCGGGGGCACAGGCTCCAGGACTCATGGGGCTCAGTGGGGCCGGTGCAGCGGGCACTCACTGATCCACAGGTGCAGGTGGTACAAGAAGAAGCGGCCCAGCACCTGGTCCAGTGCCCGGTTCATCTTCAGCCCAGCAGGAGCACCCATCAGCCACTGCAGCAGATGCTGGAGCTCCTCGGCCACATGCTGTAGACACACAGGGGGCAGGGGTCCAACCCACTGGGCGGGGAAAGGGCAGTCTGGGTGCCCCCTCCAGGTGGCTCCTAGCGCAAGGGGCACACAGGTTCCCTGCGTGTCTGGCCAAGGAGTCCCTCTTCACGGCCTACAAGGCTGACAGTCTGGCCCTTGGGCTGCAGGGGCCCTGATGGGCACCCAGCTGGCCTCCGCCTCACTCCTCTGGCCCCATATGCCCACATGTAGGGCAGACCCCAGCCAGCCAGGAACCTCGGGGGAGCTGATGGGCCTACCCAGCCCCCTCTGCTGAGGATCCCGCCCTCCACGTGCCAGGGTACCCCAGAGGCCTGTGTCTGCGCGTGTGACCTCAGGTGACCCTGAGGGTGTCCAGCccagcaggggcctggggggccggTGGGAAGGCCACGGGTTCCCTAGAGGTCAGGAATGTCCGGTGAGGCCCAGTGATGGCACCAGGACTCTCACCAGCAAGCAGGGAAGCTGAGCGGCGTCCTGGCTGCCCAGGGAGGAAAGCCTGTGTCCACGCCCTGAGCATGGCCCCGGGACCCTCCGCCCCGTCAGCAGTGTGGAGGCCATGGCCAAGGCAGCCCTGCCTCACGATCAGAGGCTGTCGCTCCCCCCACTGCCTACCGTGCGGGCCTGGGAAGCCTCGGCCGATCAGGAGCAGTGAGAAAAAGAATAGAGCATTCTTTATAAATAGAGCTTATCTAATATTTAAAGGATAAGAGCTGGGCGACAGGAAGTGGctttcatttttcaattaaatatttatattcctgtGCAGTTCTGCAGAGGGGATGTCGAAGAGGGAGCTGGCCAAAACCAGAATGTGGGTGAGTGAGGTGCCATGGCACAGCCCCTGTCCTGACCGCCGGgcaccccttcccctcctctcgaTGGAGCCTCCCGAGAGGCCCCGGGGGCTCCTGTCCACGCGCAGGCCCAGGCACACGTGAAGGCCGCCCAGCCGGAGCCAGGAGGCCACTGGCAGAGGCCTAGGGGAGCCCAAGGGGCCAGAGGGACTGCCCCACACAGGACGACCAGCTCCCAGCGGGGCCTCTGGCTCTGGGGAAGGCATGGACAGCGGGGGAGGCCATAGCGGGGGAGCACGGAGCCGCGTGGGAGGGGCCGGAGCACCACAGGCGTGAGGCCCGGGCTGACGGCACGCACGCGGCCCTGGACACTTGGAAGGTCTCTGCGGCGCCTACTACGCAGGTGGCCTGAAGGGCCAGGAGCCAGGGACACGGGGCTCCCGGTCAGAGCCCCAACCACAAGGTGGACCCGGACATGAGCGCCTTCGGGAAAGGGAAGTAGAGGCCAGGAGCTACGACGTGCCCCGGGGGCAGGTCGGCTGCAGTCTGCAGCCCTGGGGACTCTGCGACATAGTGGCTCCTAGGGGACCTGTCTGGGGTCACAGACGGGGCTGCTCTACTGCTCAACAGAAGGAAAGGGCAGGGCTGCTCGGCTGCCCCCGGAGAGGGCCCCCCTGCCCGTCCCAGGGACACAGATGCTCCAGGACCACCAGGCTCCCTGACCAACTCACGTCAGCCACAGGGACGAGGGCCTTGGCCAGCTGCCCGATGCAGTCCTTCCCATGAAGCCAGGACAGCAGCGCGAGGCCAAGGGTCACATCGAGAAGCACGGAGACCAGCACGTTGGCCTTCCTGCAAGGGGATCCAATGGGCGGGGGCGGTCAGTGGGGGTGGGCTTGGTGCCCGGAGGGGTGCCGCCGCGAGGGAGACCCAGGCAGGCCCTGCACCTCATGAGCTGGGCGGGGTTCTCGGCCTTCTGGGTACTGAAGATGAGCGTGAGCTGCTCTAGCCGGTGTCTGAGCTGCTCGCACACGGAGAGCTTGCTGCAGATGAAGGACAGAGGCCACAGCTGGAACAGCCTGCAGGGAGAGGTGGATGCTCAGGCCCTGCCAGCTTCCGCTGCCTGCTCCAGCTGGCGGCGACACCCTCCCCAGGCTCACCTTAGGCCGGGAGGCCCCGACCTCAGCTGGACAGGGACACCCCAGGGGGGCACGCGCAGGCAGCCCGGCGGGGTCCCGGGGCACCCAGGGCTGCTAATGGGGAGCCCAACATCCACACAGAGCAGGGACTCGTGCATCTCGCCACCCGGCGCCTTGCCCTGGTGAACGTCAAGGGTGTCcaggccccccgggctgcccagcgaCACCAACCTCTCACAAGGCAAAGCAAGCGCTGAGAGGAAGCTGCAGGGCGGGTGAGCGCAGAGCCACCAGCTGGCCACGCGGGGACCCTCAGCACTGGAGAGGcacctccccaggctcccccaggcgCAGACGGTCCCTGGGGCCGCCCCGCAGGCGAGGGGGCTTCTCCCCTGTCCAGTGACTGTCGGTGCGCTCCGACCACGGCCCAGCCCGATGGGCTGAGCACGACTTGGGGCACACGAGCAGTTGCTGACCTTCCTCAAGCCCTCGGGGAGGCGATAAAAGCTAAGGACCATGTCTCCCCGTGCGGCACCTTGGGCGACATACTTCCCTGTCATTCATTCCCGGGAACTGTGAGGGTCCAAACCCCCCCTTTCCGTCAGATGCCCTGCGGCTCTCGGCCCGAGGCGTGTCCGCACGGCTGCCAGGGCTCTCTGCCAACCTGGCCGGAGCGCCGTGCAGCCCTGGGCGAGCAGGGAGGCCAGCCCCGCCCAACAGCTGCAGGCCTCCAGTCACCCAGCCAGGACACCCGGTGCCACCCCAATCCCTCGGCCAGGCCTGCAGCCCGGGCGTCCAGGTGACCGTGCAGAAGCGCCACGGCGGGGGACCACCACCCTGCCCCATGTCCTTCAGTGAGTGGACACTGCCCCCAGGGCTAGGGAGGTCGGTGGAACCCAATGCCTTCAGGAGAACAACTCACCCGCACCGGGCCCTCGATGGCAACAGCCTGCCGTCCAGGCTGAGCCATGGGAAGCGCACCCTGAACCACCACCCAGTGGGTCCCACGGAACCACCGAGGCTGCCGAGGGAGCCCGCTCTGCCCAGGGAGCATGACGGCAGGCGGCAACCACCGCCAGGCGCCCTGAGctgccgggggagggggcagcgggggccTCCAGGCCTCGGACGCCGAGGGGCGGGCCTCGGGCACAGGGCCCTGAcctcctcccgccccggccccagGGGCACCTACCGGCAGGCACTGGCGGCCGACACAAGGGACAGCAGGCAGGCCAGCAGCGCGCAGACGGGCCCCGAGGCCCGCTTCGCCAGCTCTGCGAGGATGCTGGCCTCCACGCCCTCCGACTGCCAGTGGCTCAGCCGCACAGGGCCATCGTCAAAGCGGTCACTCCGGAAGAGCGCCTCGCTGCGAGCCACCGTGTCGAAGACGACAGCCAAGCCCTCAGCACCGGCCGTGCCATCGCCCGCCTGGCGGTCAGGCAGGGCCGCGGCCGGGTGCAGCTGGGACAGCAGCACCTTGCGCTGGTCGTAGAAGACGAGCATGACCTGGTCCTCATCCGGGGCGGCAGGGCCAGGGGGCCCCTGGTGGCAGGTGGCCTTGCAGCTCCAGAGCTTGCCGCCCCTCTCCCGGGAGAGCTGGAGCCAGGGCTCGTGGGAGAAGATGGCACCCAGGCCCTCCAGGAAGTGGCCCAGGCCCTCCTCAGCGTCCTGGTGGCGGTGGCACCACGTGCCCAGCACGGCCAGCCCCACCCGGCTGGCCTGATGCACCTGCGCCAGGAGTTCCTTCACCTGCACGGGGATGAAGGGAAAGTGCACCACAGCCAGGACCACAGCGCTGCTCTGCTCCGGGACCCACCGTCCAACCAGCAGGCCGCTGTCGGCCGACATGCAGCACGTGGGGAAGAAGGCCTTGAGCACCATGCCGGGCACGCTGGAAGAGAGGGCACAGGCTCAGTGCAGGCCCCGGCCCGCAGGCCACAGGGCCCGTGGGGGGGCGCCCGGGCCTTGGGCATGGTCCCGGAGGTTTGAGTGACAAGCGAGGCCCCACAGGGCAGGGGCACGACCCCCCGCACCACTCACAAGGGTGTGCAGGGCTGACCACGGCAGCTTCGGCTTTGTTTTCAAGGAAACTGAGGAGAGTTTCCTTCACGCAGCACACGGGAAAATGTACACTCGTTAACAATAAAAGTCACTCGCGTTGAATCTAATGAACCTTGATTTACTGACTAACCTGCAgagaataaacatgaaaatttaaatgCGTTCCTGCTGGTGGCTGCGGGCCCTGGCACAGGGGCCGCACTCCAAGCCCACCTCGTCCCGGGAGCCCCCAGAGGAGCCTCGGGGCGTTCGTGGCACCGTGGCCGCTATGCCTAGCCTCTGGCCCGTGGCTGCGCCCACCCACAGTTTCGAGGCCGTCCCCAGGGGGGGGCTATCTTCTCCTGCTGCAGCTGAGCTAGCCAGCGGTCTCAACACAGGGACCTGGAGGACGGCCAGCTCCCCACGGCCTGGTCTCAGGATGAGAGGCACGTGCCCTCCCGGCCCCTCACGCCTCTCCCGGGGCCTCTGGGCGGCAAGACTGGCCCCAAGTGCCTCGACCCAAGTGCCTCGAGTCTTGACACCGAGCCTCGCCCAGGGCTGAGCTCACGGGGATGTGGGCTTCTCAGCAAGCACTGCCTTCCCCCTGCGGAGCCCTGAGGGCTTCACCTTGGAGCTCGCTCTTTCTCAGATGCTGAGGGTCCCCACAAAGCACAGAGCAGCCACCCTGGGGTGAGACCCCCCGAGCTGGAGCCCACACCCAGAAGAGGGACGCAGGCCTGGACGGAGCACGGGCCACGGGGGACCTACATGTTGGGAGAGCAGGACGTCTTTCCGGAGAGGCCTTATGGGGGCACAAACGCCCAGGGCCTTCGAGGTCTGGTGGGCTGCTTTccttccctgcggggagcccgggcAGGCGGGAAGGCAGAGGCCTCTCCCAGCAACCCACCCCCCCTGCGGCCCCCGCTGAGCGGCCCACACAACCCTCCTCACCCTGCCAGGGCCGGCGCATCCCCCATCCCAGGGCCACGCTTCCTGCTCCTCCTGACAATGCCAGGCTGAGACGGGCCTGGCGGTCGGGCTTGCTGGCCATCACAGGGCGGGCATCACCGCCAGGGCCTCTCGTGGAGACACAGGGGCGGCCCCCCCACAGCCGATCACACCCCCTGGGGACTCCTCTGCAGGAAGTAGGGAAAACCACCCCCCGCTACTGTcggagaagaaaaacaattggCCTGACAGTGAACAGATGCTCTGGGGGAAGCCGCATCTGTCGGAGCGACGGGGTTTTTACTCCGGGAGAATTCGGGGAGTTGCACGCGCGCGGTTTGTACGTTTTCTTTGTGCGTGTTGTGTTTCATCTACAAAGTTtgcctaaaaacagaaaaagaaagagcagcagcagccccagcagcagcagccccttcTATCTGGGGAGGAAGCGCAGAGGGCAGAAGCGGATGCTCTCatctgtggggggcggggggcgaccGAGGGGGCACCTGCGCACCCGCGCTTGGTCGCCCGCCCTAGGAGCCCGGGGCCCCGCTCGGATCAgacggcgggcgggcgggggcggggccagcacgggg
This DNA window, taken from Canis lupus familiaris isolate Mischka breed German Shepherd chromosome 6, alternate assembly UU_Cfam_GSD_1.0, whole genome shotgun sequence, encodes the following:
- the PIGQ gene encoding phosphatidylinositol N-acetylglucosaminyltransferase subunit Q; amino-acid sequence: MVLKAFFPTCCMSADSGLLVGRWVPEQSSAVVLAVVHFPFIPVQVKELLAQVHQASRVGLAVLGTWCHRHQDAEEGLGHFLEGLGAIFSHEPWLQLSRERGGKLWSCKATCHQGPPGPAAPDEDQVMLVFYDQRKVLLSQLHPAAALPDRQAGDGTAGAEGLAVVFDTVARSEALFRSDRFDDGPVRLSHWQSEGVEASILAELAKRASGPVCALLACLLSLVSAASACRLFQLWPLSFICSKLSVCEQLRHRLEQLTLIFSTQKAENPAQLMRKANVLVSVLLDVTLGLALLSWLHGKDCIGQLAKALVPVADHVAEELQHLLQWLMGAPAGLKMNRALDQVLGRFFLYHLHLWISYIHLMSPFIERILWHVGLSACLGLTVALSILSDIIALLTFHIYCFYVYGARLYCLKICGLSSLWRLFRGKKWNVLRQRVDSCSYDLDQLFIGTLLFTILVFLLPTTALYYLVFTLLRLLVVAVQGLIHLLMDLVNSLPLYSLSLRLCRPYRLAAGVKFRVLEHEAGGPLRLLMQINPLPYGRVVHTYRLPSCGCHPRHSWGSLCRKLFFGELIYPWRQRGDKQD